tataattatttatataaggtGTACTTCTTGCATCGGCTCGCCTTTTCAGGTAAGAGAGCACAAAGCTACCCCcaacaaacaatacattttatatatacatactttCAGAATGATAATtagtttacacaaaaaataaaacatgtatgaTTAGAAAAACATGAGTCCAGGTTctgtaaactttttttaacacTGGACATTTACTTATCATGCCATGTAATTATCACATCATTTTATGTAAGTACTAGTGTTTCTGGTATACTCACGAGTATTTCTTTTCTCCTGTGTGTGTCAGCATGTGGTTAGCGAGCACGTAGGAGTACGTGAACGACTTGCCACACAAAGAGCACTGGTATGGACGAACGCCCATGTGTAACCTGTTTAAAGAATGGAACATTAGTAATTTTGTACTTGGTATGGAACTGGATAATGGTAGTGGAACATTAGTAGTCACGAAATAATTTATCAGCCTTTAGATTTTAGACGCGGGAGTCGttctttaaaaagaagaaagaaaaaagatattgaaatcgacaaaatttttaattgtgttattttgttcttaattaatatgtaattaggATCCAAGAGGTCATAtctctatgtatttttttggaatcaaAGGATAATAAGTATAAACTTAGCTGTCTTGGACGGCCACATTCTAAACTCCACTCCGCAGTGGAACAGCTAAAATAACCCAACCATATTTACCATAATCAACACGATGTCTACTTGACTCCATTCGCCACATCACCTGTAACTTCTCACCTAGACAATAAAGCCTACAATCGCTTACCTTTCATGCTTCTGCCGAGTACCGTAGTCTCCGAATCGTCGGTCGCAGATCCTGCACTTGTACGGTCGCTCGCCGGTGTGACGCTGCATGTGACGTTTGAGCGCTTCTCTCATGACGCTTGCGAAGCCGCACACGCTAATATGATGCGGTTTTATAGAGGTTTGTAGCGTTTCTTCGAAAGCAGAAATGTGTTGAGGCATGATAATGTTGGTCAATCTACTTAGTCTATATCGCGGCAATCcatttaggattttttttagataCTCAATGAATTACTATCATGCCCCAATTAAACTTCTACTACTAACTTCACCTTCTGTTTTCTGCAGTCGTAGTCCGAATATGAAGGTCGTCGAGCAACGCAAGTGTATACGACTGAAAGTGTCCGCACACGCTGTAtccgtaaaaataaactatttgttcAAGGGACTTCGTTTTGAGACTGTTTTATTaggaaatttaatttctaatgtaATTACTGTTGTGAAAATCTTGGCAACCCTAAACCAATGTTACCATAAGCTGCCAACAATTAATCATGTCAGTTGTACAAGCAACTTTAACATTTAATCCAACACCAATCACCAAGTGGTACtactattttaagttttaagtcaCCAAGGGTATAAAACAGTCTCAAACCTATCCCAGAAGCCCCGAAACTTGCCTCTCATGCTTCTGGCGACTGCCGAAGTCCCCGAAGCGGCGGTCACAGACGCGGCACTTGTAGGGCCGCACGCCCGTGTGCCGCATCATGTGGCGACGCAACTCCATGTTCAGAACGCACGCGTACCCGCAAACGCTGCAAATTAGCAGCAACGATACATTACGTATTATACAAATATGATCGTACCGcgcatcacaaataaaatagaaaaaaataatgtttattacggagtgaaaaaataaaaataaaaataataaacattaagcATCGAGTTACTAGTAATAGACATTGATTTTTGTAAGTAGCACTACTACCTTTCAATTTAGAATCTTATAAGAATAGTTATTCCATATTATTCGTCTTGTATAAAGGGAATTGTAATCTTATCAGATAAAACTTATAAGGTTCAAGGAGGAGTTTTCATTCTAAATTAGCAAGgcgtttaatttaaaaggaaacAAATAAGGAGCTTTTATTGTGAATcataaaaaatctgaataatatgaaatcagattaaaaaaatatatagaaataaaatgagaacataaacatataaaacaaaaataaataataaacgagACGCGGGTGCGGGTGCGTTCTTCAATGGCTTAATATTTCTAACGTATTACCAGACACAGCGTGTAAGGAAACCGACAGAAAATGGGCGCAGGTGTTCTTATATCacgttttaaacattatttagatGATGCATGAATTGCAAAGACGCGCATATCTCTGACCCCCTAccaagtgatatttctacaCTCGCTAAAGTCAATAGAAAACGATCACAAAGCCGAATTCACGAGACTTGTTGAAAGGaaatgtcatctccatacatatGAGCGTTATTTATTGATCAaggattgtagaaatgtcactagTTTGAGTAGAGTGACTGACATTAAACATATACAACATATTGCACTTTGCAATTCGATATGATaattctcgcatcgtctaaatgagtCTTTAAGGACAGCAATTAACGTTGATTTTTTGCACTGCAAATTCACGTTGTgaattagaaatacataaatcgTTATATTTGAATCCAATTACAAGACCCCACCGGCACCCATATCTCGCAGAAAACACTAAGGTGAAGTTGTTtgattaacattataaatagataAGACAATTTTTAACATCTTATAAGCTATATTTACTTTAGTTAGTCTtgagttaataatttaaataagataaccattacattacattagagatttgtaaacaaaagataggaaaaggttttttatttgtcatatattcaaaatatatttttcttcataagaAACcacttgtgtttttttctacTATCATGGTATGATATTTGCTACAGTATTTTCTAGCTAAAATATTAGTTGTACATACCTGCAGACAAATGGTTTGATTCCTAAATGACGTCGGATGTGAGCCTGTAAGGATGCATTGGAGGTAAAGGAAGCGCCACATGTTTCACAAGTGTGCCTGTAGGTGCAAAGATACATAGAACATTAGCAAAAGGGAAATTTGGttcataattaaagttttaatttattgtctgCCATGAACTGGGAGTGCATCAAAGAGGTtactaaaattcatttttcaaataGATATCTGCAATTAACTTGAACACAGTTTTGAATTCCTAACCATAACATCTCATGTCTGTCAAAAACTATTAGTTATTTGTGTAATGAACCTCATGTCAAATGCTGTAGTCAGTTGGTGGAAATGCATACAGATTGAACTAAGCTGATGTTCtttaaaatgacaataattCAAGCAAATTACTCTTTTTCTACTCACGTCTTCTCATAGATATATTTCTTCTTAGTCTGGTACTTCTTCTTAGGCTTAGGGTTGAGGATGTGCTCTGGGATGGGCTCGGAGAAGGCCAGGATGGTCTCCTTGAGCAGCATGTCCTCACCATCCTCTGACTTTGGCTGTTTCTTAGGTATCAGAGGCGTTTTGCGAGGCCTGCCGCGTTTGCGTGGTGGAGGTGCCTGCTGGTGCCATGAATAGGATAAGATAGCTTTAAATTAGATGTTAGTTTTCTGCTAAACATTGATGCGCCTTGATTGTTAGTatgtaaaatttgattttcagttatttgatgataaaataattgtttcttaCCGTTTCTTTGCTTTCTGGTTCTGATTCAGGATCTTCACCAGCTGGTTCAAAATCAGGATCGTCATCTGGGTTTTCATATCCTAGGAAGAAATCAATACAGTCATTGTCATTTcaaaatttacaacaaataaagtTTAGCAAATATAATTAAGGGTCACTAAACCACAAATCACCACTATcacacttaaatatttgaactaCCTTTAACACAACACTAACTATAATGAAGACATTATCTCCTCACCATCATGACCAAAAGCCTCATCCTCAGCATCCTCTGGCTCTTGCTTTAAATCCAAAGAGCCGGTGGCAAGTAATGTTGTTAGGGCTTCCGGCTCCTTCTCCTGACTCTTTGGTTTCTTGCGCTGATAGGGGGACAGTTCTACAAAAAATTTGAgaattaatgttaatataatatgaaaattggCATAGAATCCTCGATTCATTactggaaataaattattgaatactcATGCAGTAAAAACATTATCTTGTTAATATTCAAGTTAGAACATTTAAGAATAGCTCAGCAGGGGATAGTTTAAGCTAATTTAGGAATAGACTGTAGCTTCAGAGCAGTATTTAAAGTAATGAAATTctcaattttaatgtatttccAAGTATTATcttgaatattgtattttagttaGTTCGGCTAATATGAACAATACTAAAAATTGTAGTCTTGTGAGAATTATGTTTCTCATGTTATTAGTCATGTAACAGCTTTAgtgaataactagctgttgcccgcgacttcgtccgcgtggttagaagatataagttataatttatacctgccttctatctatcttgtaggattcagtcagcgtttgcaatgtaagcgcaaaaaatgtgttttacgacctcacattagaaacctcaaaaattgtagcctatgtgttagtctgatgtataagctatattgtggtaaagtttcattcaaatccattcagtagtttttacgtgaaagagtaacaaacatccatacatccatacttacaaactttcgcctttataatagtagtaatGGGTCCACTTTGGATATATATATTGGAGATTGGGTATCACAATGTTACATAATCCTTACCTATCTGTCCTTGTTCATTAGGATACTTCCTAGGCCGGCCTCTTTTTCTTGGTCCAGGAGCTTTAGTCACTACGGCACTGCTAGGAGTCTTGACAAGAGTGCGGGTCCATTGACCCTGAGGGTCATGTTCCACAGGCAACTCATACTGCAGCAACAACCCATTCTCCTGCTTTATAGTTATAGTTTCTGTCTCTTTGCCAACTAGAACGAAAATTTTGTACTCAGTGACTCattcaatgtttataatttgtaacaCAAGCTACGCCTGTCACGTTTAGATGTTTAGGCGGGAATTTATATAAAGACATTTTAATTGTGCTCGATTGATATTCTAACCTTTTGATGAATGCCCCGCAGACACAGTTTCCGAACTCTTCTTGAACTCTTCCAAACATTCTTTCAACGTATCGTTAGATGTAAGACACTGCTGCTTGAATAGATAGGCGTAAGTAAGCTTATCCACGCAATTCAGACATATTAGCGTCGGTAAACTATCATTTTTGGAcacctaaaatataaaacatcatTTCGACTTTTCCATTATTTGCTTACAAATTAatatcatcatatttttaagttctgggATGTCagcaaaaaatcttaattttgcAACAAATAAACCAATATAGCAACATTATTGtagtaaaaaatcaaatagGGTGGCCATCGCAACCATTTTGATGTGGTAATTTTTACATACCTCCACGCCGCAACAGTAGGTGTACTTGTCGCCAAGTTGTTCGTTATTTTCGTCCCAATCAAAGAGAGAAACCATGTCACCGGTTTCTAAACACACCCGACATGTTAATTGCCAATCCATTTTGTAGTAGAAACAGTGTAATTATTGCAAGTAAAGCtaaaaactcaacaaaatgcAGCGTTTTCTCAAACCGGAAGTTTGAACATTTGACATTGATACCAACATAACCACTACATATTATTGTCAAACGGCGGCAAAGGCTTCTTCCGTTCTGCCTCCATGCTTGCACTTTTTATgtggttaattaattaaaattattactcaaagtaatacatttttttgtaaattattttgttttaattatttaatggtcaaaaaaataaattatcacgaaaatatatttta
This is a stretch of genomic DNA from Trichoplusia ni isolate ovarian cell line Hi5 chromosome 6, tn1, whole genome shotgun sequence. It encodes these proteins:
- the LOC113494881 gene encoding zinc finger protein 79-like isoform X2, yielding MDWQLTCRVCLETGDMVSLFDWDENNEQLGDKYTYCCGVEVSKNDSLPTLICLNCVDKLTYAYLFKQQCLTSNDTLKECLEEFKKSSETVSAGHSSKVGKETETITIKQENGLLLQYELPVEHDPQGQWTRTLVKTPSSAVVTKAPGPRKRGRPRKYPNEQGQIELSPYQRKKPKSQEKEPEALTTLLATGSLDLKQEPEDAEDEAFGHDGYENPDDDPDFEPAGEDPESEPESKETQAPPPRKRGRPRKTPLIPKKQPKSEDGEDMLLKETILAFSEPIPEHILNPKPKKKYQTKKKYIYEKTHTCETCGASFTSNASLQAHIRRHLGIKPFVCSVCGFASVMREALKRHMQRHTGERPYKCRICDRRFGDYGTRQKHERLHMGVRPYQCSLCGKSFTYSYVLANHMLTHTGEKKYSCGPCNKKFTKAHHLKYHNKVHHKELYLQQQLELEAKKMRQQINVTGLSGVISGQIVDGTLQLIHAASEDGGEEAQMQVVEENEDVGDDSEKETTRAVAGMQAVVLDAEFCMEEDEKEQ
- the LOC113494881 gene encoding zinc finger protein 79-like isoform X3 — translated: MDWQLTCRVCLETGDMVSLFDWDENNEQLGDKYTYCCGVEVSKNDSLPTLICLNCVDKLTYAYLFKQQCLTSNDTLKECLEEFKKSSETVSAGHSSKVGKETETITIKQENGLLLQYELPVEHDPQGQWTRTLVKTPSSAVVTKAPGPRKRGRPRKYPNEQGQIELSPYQRKKPKSQEKEPEALTTLLATGSLDLKQEPEDAEDEAFGHDGYENPDDDPDFEPAGEDPESEPESKETAPPPRKRGRPRKTPLIPKKQPKSEDGEDMLLKETILAFSEPIPEHILNPKPKKKYQTKKKYIYEKTHTCETCGASFTSNASLQAHIRRHLGIKPFVCSVCGYACVLNMELRRHMMRHTGVRPYKCRVCDRRFGDFGSRQKHERLHMGVRPYQCSLCGKSFTYSYVLANHMLTHTGEKKYSCGPCNKKFTKAHHLKYHNKVHHKELYLQQQLELEAKKMRQQINVTGLSGVISGQIVDGTLQLIHAASEDGGEEAQMQVVEENEDVGDDSEKETTRAVAGMQAVVLDAEFCMEEDEKEQ
- the LOC113494881 gene encoding zinc finger protein 79-like isoform X1, whose product is MDWQLTCRVCLETGDMVSLFDWDENNEQLGDKYTYCCGVEVSKNDSLPTLICLNCVDKLTYAYLFKQQCLTSNDTLKECLEEFKKSSETVSAGHSSKVGKETETITIKQENGLLLQYELPVEHDPQGQWTRTLVKTPSSAVVTKAPGPRKRGRPRKYPNEQGQIELSPYQRKKPKSQEKEPEALTTLLATGSLDLKQEPEDAEDEAFGHDGYENPDDDPDFEPAGEDPESEPESKETQAPPPRKRGRPRKTPLIPKKQPKSEDGEDMLLKETILAFSEPIPEHILNPKPKKKYQTKKKYIYEKTHTCETCGASFTSNASLQAHIRRHLGIKPFVCSVCGYACVLNMELRRHMMRHTGVRPYKCRVCDRRFGDFGSRQKHERLHMGVRPYQCSLCGKSFTYSYVLANHMLTHTGEKKYSCGPCNKKFTKAHHLKYHNKVHHKELYLQQQLELEAKKMRQQINVTGLSGVISGQIVDGTLQLIHAASEDGGEEAQMQVVEENEDVGDDSEKETTRAVAGMQAVVLDAEFCMEEDEKEQ